The Brasilonema sennae CENA114 genome includes a region encoding these proteins:
- a CDS encoding NACHT domain-containing protein: MVGRSLKASQAGIIKANSALNTKFQGSRERLAADVSTTNNSKNKGITLQPIHKFFTGKTVDKPYFIGICKALELEWQEIIAESAPKNQSQPETKNQEKSSEKISDINELMQQVRQHCCDKIQHLYSKIRLLNLQQIDVDKLYVDVYVLEKLSSVCFATIPELLKDSNLRDDFNRFGLGQRGKRSPGFEIANKYPRLMVLGKPGSGKSTFLRHLAVDCCKGQFQPDLIPILIELRSIKTASQFDLLKYIHGEFDLSDEEQTKQILKQGKVLILLDGLDEVPSQSRRDVQNHISEFSHDYYKNRFILTCRTQTTEYTLPTFDYVEVADFNKEQVENFAQNWFATSVQTSEEGEKLKEDFIEKLRQNKQIADLAVTPILLSLTCWVFSELKDLPSRRSQLYTRGLNLLLQQWDEQRGINREFGSERYRKLLPQEKQKLLSYVAHRKFEQEQFVLFEENEFQRYIAEYLKDISTEDSKQVLKAIEAQHGLFIERAQGIYSFSHLTFQEYLTAQYIIDYQQVENLVTEHLTDERWREVFLLVADLKGENAGDMLLLMQKEAQKYINTPKLQELLRWADEVTAGSAGDVNPVGKRALALAIAHTNTYANTYGYDYENTYDYDYANTYVNTYADAIANADLHAYADAIATAGFNVYANLDALDLSIVGPYEIADAIANGYADAINLTRELEKLKIFNNFNSTELIKQLEAQESHIFDEKQPQKERQKFAESLQESLLNAFNLTQEKVDLSRDEISRLENYLYANSLIIECKQAAVEVPSKIWEAIEERMLLIDK, encoded by the coding sequence ATGGTGGGGCGATCGCTCAAAGCATCCCAAGCAGGTATCATAAAAGCAAATTCCGCGCTGAACACAAAGTTTCAGGGAAGTCGGGAAAGGTTAGCAGCCGATGTAAGCACAACGAATAACAGTAAAAATAAAGGCATCACTCTCCAGCCAATTCATAAGTTTTTTACTGGTAAGACAGTTGATAAACCATACTTCATTGGTATTTGTAAAGCGCTAGAACTGGAATGGCAAGAAATCATTGCAGAGTCAGCCCCAAAAAACCAATCCCAGCCTGAGACAAAGAACCAGGAAAAGAGTTCTGAGAAAATTTCTGATATTAATGAATTGATGCAGCAGGTGAGACAGCACTGCTGCGATAAAATCCAACACCTCTACAGCAAAATTCGCTTGTTGAATCTCCAGCAGATTGATGTAGACAAGCTTTACGTGGATGTCTACGTGTTGGAGAAGCTTTCTAGTGTGTGTTTTGCCACTATTCCTGAACTGCTGAAAGACTCAAACTTACGAGATGACTTTAACCGCTTTGGATTGGGACAGCGTGGAAAGCGATCGCCTGGATTTGAAATTGCAAACAAATATCCCAGATTGATGGTGTTGGGTAAACCAGGATCAGGCAAAAGCACATTTTTACGACACTTGGCTGTTGACTGTTGCAAGGGGCAGTTTCAGCCTGATCTCATCCCGATTTTGATTGAACTGAGATCCATCAAAACCGCCAGTCAGTTCGACCTACTGAAATACATTCATGGAGAATTTGATTTATCTGATGAGGAGCAAACCAAACAAATCTTGAAGCAGGGTAAAGTCTTAATTTTACTGGATGGTTTGGATGAAGTGCCTAGTCAGTCGCGACGAGATGTCCAAAACCATATTTCTGAGTTTTCCCACGACTATTACAAAAATCGCTTTATCCTGACTTGCCGGACGCAAACAACAGAATATACTTTACCAACATTCGATTACGTTGAGGTTGCTGATTTCAATAAAGAGCAAGTCGAAAACTTTGCTCAAAACTGGTTTGCGACATCAGTTCAGACATCTGAGGAGGGGGAAAAGCTAAAAGAAGATTTCATAGAAAAGCTACGCCAAAATAAGCAAATAGCTGACCTAGCCGTCACCCCCATCCTGCTGAGTTTGACTTGCTGGGTTTTCAGTGAGTTGAAAGATTTACCCTCTAGGCGTTCTCAATTGTATACAAGAGGACTCAATTTGTTATTGCAGCAGTGGGATGAACAAAGGGGAATCAACCGGGAATTTGGCAGTGAACGTTACCGAAAGTTGTTACCTCAAGAAAAGCAAAAACTTTTAAGTTACGTGGCTCATCGTAAGTTTGAGCAAGAGCAATTTGTGTTGTTTGAAGAAAATGAATTTCAAAGATACATCGCTGAGTATCTCAAGGATATTTCAACTGAGGACAGTAAACAGGTGCTAAAAGCGATAGAGGCGCAGCATGGATTATTCATTGAACGAGCGCAGGGCATTTACTCTTTCTCGCATCTGACATTTCAGGAATATTTAACTGCCCAATACATTATTGATTATCAGCAAGTTGAGAACTTGGTTACAGAACACCTCACAGATGAACGCTGGCGAGAAGTATTTTTGCTGGTGGCAGATTTGAAGGGTGAGAATGCAGGTGATATGTTGTTGTTAATGCAAAAGGAAGCGCAAAAGTACATTAACACACCTAAATTGCAAGAACTATTACGCTGGGCAGATGAAGTCACAGCTGGGTCGGCCGGAGATGTTAATCCAGTGGGCAAACGTGCGTTGGCGCTTGCCATCGCCCACACGAACACTTACGCCAACACCTACGGCTACGACTACGAGAACACCTACGACTACGACTACGCCAACACCTACGTGAACACCTACGCCGATGCCATCGCCAACGCCGACTTGCACGCCTACGCCGACGCCATTGCCACCGCTGGCTTCAACGTCTACGCTAACCTCGACGCCCTCGACTTAAGCATCGTCGGCCCCTACGAGATTGCCGACGCTATCGCCAACGGCTACGCCGATGCCATAAATCTCACTCGTGAGCTTGAAAAATTAAAAATTTTTAATAATTTTAACTCTACTGAGCTAATTAAGCAACTCGAAGCACAAGAATCTCACATTTTTGATGAGAAACAGCCACAGAAAGAACGTCAAAAATTTGCTGAATCTCTCCAAGAATCTTTGCTCAACGCCTTCAATCTTACACAGGAAAAAGTTGATTTATCTCGGGACGAAATCAGTAGACTGGAAAATTATCTTTATGCTAATTCCCTAATTATCGAGTGTAAACAAGCAGCTGTGGAGGTGCCGTCCAAAATCTGGGAAGCCATTGAGGAGCGGATGTTGTTGATAGATAAGTAG
- a CDS encoding type II toxin-antitoxin system PemK/MazF family toxin: MPSYSKNDIILVRYPFSDLSSSKVRPAVVVNAPHVSQDIIITPLTSKTGSLLEGEFVLSDWAAAGLNVLTAVKRGLYTVHESLIVTTIGKLANSDVEQLEQSLRSWLGLL, from the coding sequence ATGCCCAGCTACTCCAAAAATGATATCATCTTGGTTCGGTATCCCTTCTCGGATTTGTCTAGTTCAAAGGTAAGACCTGCAGTTGTGGTTAATGCACCGCATGTTTCTCAAGATATTATCATCACGCCACTAACAAGTAAAACAGGATCGTTACTTGAGGGTGAGTTTGTACTTTCTGACTGGGCTGCAGCAGGGCTTAACGTGCTTACAGCAGTCAAGCGAGGTTTGTACACAGTACATGAGAGCTTAATTGTGACAACGATTGGTAAGTTGGCGAATTCCGATGTCGAGCAGTTAGAGCAATCCTTACGATCCTGGTTAGGGTTGTTGTGA
- a CDS encoding DOPA 4,5-dioxygenase family protein, translating to MQQDTIEISGFHAHVYFDTTSRDVAERVREGLGERFEVRLGRWHDKLIGPHPKAMYQVAFLPNQFEKVVPWLMLNREGLDILIHPETGDDVKDHTEHALWLGEKLELNIGFLQQIGKT from the coding sequence ATGCAACAAGATACTATCGAAATCAGTGGTTTTCACGCTCATGTCTACTTTGATACTACCAGCCGTGATGTAGCTGAACGTGTACGCGAAGGATTAGGCGAAAGATTTGAGGTGCGGCTTGGGCGCTGGCATGATAAACTCATTGGTCCACATCCAAAGGCGATGTATCAAGTTGCATTCTTACCGAATCAGTTTGAGAAAGTTGTTCCCTGGTTAATGCTCAATCGTGAGGGATTGGATATTTTAATCCACCCCGAGACGGGCGATGATGTGAAAGACCATACGGAACATGCTCTGTGGCTAGGAGAGAAACTGGAGCTTAATATTGGGTTTCTTCAACAGATTGGAAAAACCTAA
- a CDS encoding NAD(P)H-quinone oxidoreductase subunit 4: protein MNTANFPWLTTIILFPIAASLLIPFIPDKDGKTVRWYSLVIGLLDFALIVTAFYTGYDFSNPDLQLFESYSWLPQIGLNWSVGADGLSMPLIILTGFITTLAMLAAWPVTLKPKLFYFLILAMYGGQIAVFAVQDMLLFFLVWELELVPIYILLSIWGGKKRQYAATKFILYTAGGSLFILLAGLTMAFSSNPITFDMQTLANQGFSLNLQLWLYAGFLIAYAVKLPIFPLHTWLPDAHGEATAPVHMLLAGVLLKMGGYALIRMNAQMLPDAHAYFAPVLVILGIVNIIYAALTSFAQRNLKRKIAYSSISHMGFVAIGIASFTDLGLNGAMLQMVSHGLIGASLFFLVGATYDRTHTLMLDEMGGVGKKMSKMFAMWTTCSMASLALPGMSGFVAELMVFVGFATSDAYNPTFKVIVVFLMAVGVILTPIYLLSMLREIFYGEENKELVSHQKLIDAEPREIFIIACLLIPIIGIGLYPKMLTQMYDATTVQLTARLRHSVPALADQEAPALSFSAPEIGN, encoded by the coding sequence ATGAATACAGCAAATTTTCCTTGGCTGACGACGATTATTCTGTTTCCGATAGCGGCGTCACTGCTGATTCCCTTCATTCCAGATAAAGATGGCAAAACAGTGCGCTGGTATAGCCTGGTCATAGGGCTGTTAGATTTCGCACTGATTGTGACTGCTTTTTATACTGGGTATGATTTCTCCAATCCAGATTTGCAACTCTTTGAGAGTTACAGCTGGCTTCCACAGATCGGTTTGAATTGGTCGGTAGGGGCAGATGGCTTGTCTATGCCCCTGATTATTTTGACTGGATTCATTACCACGCTGGCGATGCTGGCAGCTTGGCCGGTGACACTCAAGCCCAAGCTGTTTTACTTTTTGATATTAGCGATGTATGGCGGTCAGATTGCCGTTTTCGCCGTCCAGGATATGCTGTTGTTTTTCCTGGTGTGGGAACTCGAACTGGTGCCGATATACATTCTGCTTTCGATTTGGGGAGGCAAAAAGCGGCAATACGCAGCGACCAAGTTTATTTTGTACACGGCTGGCGGTTCGCTGTTTATTTTGCTAGCTGGATTAACGATGGCGTTTTCTAGCAATCCCATCACTTTTGATATGCAAACGCTTGCAAATCAAGGTTTCAGCCTCAATCTCCAACTTTGGCTGTACGCGGGCTTCTTGATTGCCTACGCTGTCAAACTCCCGATCTTTCCGTTGCACACTTGGCTACCAGATGCCCACGGAGAAGCGACAGCGCCTGTGCATATGTTGCTAGCAGGTGTTCTGCTGAAAATGGGCGGTTACGCGCTTATTCGCATGAATGCCCAAATGCTTCCTGATGCCCACGCTTATTTTGCCCCGGTGTTAGTGATTTTGGGGATAGTTAATATTATCTACGCTGCCCTGACATCATTTGCCCAGCGCAACTTGAAACGGAAAATTGCCTACTCCTCAATTTCTCACATGGGCTTTGTGGCGATCGGTATTGCTTCCTTCACCGACTTAGGATTGAATGGGGCAATGTTGCAAATGGTGTCCCACGGTTTGATTGGGGCGAGTTTGTTCTTCCTGGTAGGGGCAACATATGACCGTACTCACACCCTCATGTTGGATGAAATGGGCGGTGTTGGTAAGAAAATGAGCAAAATGTTTGCCATGTGGACAACATGTTCTATGGCATCCTTAGCCTTGCCAGGAATGAGCGGTTTCGTTGCTGAGTTGATGGTATTCGTTGGCTTTGCCACCAGCGATGCCTATAACCCCACCTTCAAAGTTATTGTGGTGTTCTTGATGGCAGTTGGGGTGATTCTAACTCCGATTTATTTACTGTCAATGCTGCGGGAGATTTTCTACGGTGAAGAAAACAAAGAATTAGTTTCTCACCAGAAACTCATAGATGCCGAACCCCGCGAAATCTTCATCATCGCCTGCTTGTTAATACCAATTATTGGTATTGGTTTGTATCCTAAGATGCTGACTCAGATGTATGATGCGACAACTGTGCAGCTGACGGCGCGGTTACGCCATTCTGTACCCGCTTTGGCGGATCAAGAAGCGCCAGCGCTATCGTTTAGTGCGCCGGAGATTGGCAATTAG
- a CDS encoding NAD(P)H-quinone oxidoreductase subunit 5, producing MEVIYQYAWLIPVLPLLGAMLVGLGLISLNQVTNSLRQLNAAFIISLMGLAMALSFALLWSQIQGHAPYTRTLEWAAAGNFHLNMGYTVDHLTALMLVVVTTVAVLVMVYTDGYMAHDPGYVRFYAYLSLFGSSMLGLVVSPNLVQVYIFWELVGMCSYLLVGFWYDRKAAADACQKAFVTNRVGDFGLLLGILGLFWATGSFEFNVMGDRLAQLVQTGAVSNLLAIVLAILVFLGPVAKSAQFPLHVWLPDAMEGPTPISALIHAATMVAAGVFLIARMYPVFEHVPAAMNVIAFTGALTAFLGATIAITQNDIKKGLAYSTISQLGYMVMAMGVGAYSAGLFHLMTHAYFKAMLFLGSGSVIHGMEGVVGHDPNLAQDMRLMGGLRKYMPVTAITFFIGCVAISGIPPFAGFWSKDEILGKVFAVNPLLWAIGWLTAGITAFYMFRMYFVTFEGKFRGNQTNLWQKLKSPAGMGIVTGFDAAPAFGPGAMTKGELEATEEHHHDDHSHGHGHGHSQYPHESPWTMTLPLAILAVPSILIGLLGTPFANYFEEFIFPPSETLAEVVEKAAEFNPSEFYIMAGASVGISLIGITLASLTYLLGKINPVAIAAKIQPLYEFSLNKWYFDDIYHRVFVVGLRRLARQVMEVDFRVVDGAVNLTGFFTLITGEGLKYLENGRAQFYALIIFGAVLGLVIVFGVT from the coding sequence ATGGAAGTTATCTATCAGTATGCCTGGCTGATTCCGGTATTACCTCTTCTTGGGGCAATGCTGGTCGGTCTAGGGTTAATCTCGTTGAATCAGGTGACGAACAGCCTGCGACAGCTCAACGCGGCATTTATTATCTCCTTAATGGGACTCGCGATGGCGCTGTCGTTTGCTTTGCTGTGGAGTCAAATTCAAGGACACGCTCCTTACACCCGTACCTTGGAATGGGCAGCAGCAGGCAATTTCCACCTGAACATGGGCTACACTGTTGACCACCTAACAGCCCTGATGCTAGTGGTTGTAACAACCGTAGCCGTTCTAGTCATGGTTTATACGGATGGCTACATGGCTCATGACCCAGGCTATGTCCGGTTTTACGCCTATCTCAGCTTGTTCGGCTCCTCAATGTTGGGTCTGGTGGTTAGCCCCAACTTAGTACAGGTTTATATCTTCTGGGAGCTGGTCGGGATGTGCTCGTACTTGCTGGTCGGCTTCTGGTACGATCGCAAGGCAGCAGCAGATGCTTGTCAAAAGGCATTTGTAACTAACCGCGTGGGTGACTTTGGATTGCTGTTGGGCATTCTGGGGCTTTTCTGGGCAACAGGAAGCTTTGAATTTAATGTGATGGGCGATCGCCTGGCGCAACTTGTCCAAACAGGTGCTGTCAGCAATTTGCTCGCCATCGTGTTGGCGATTCTCGTCTTCCTGGGTCCGGTTGCAAAATCCGCTCAATTCCCCCTGCACGTCTGGTTACCAGATGCAATGGAAGGTCCCACCCCCATCTCCGCCCTCATCCACGCAGCAACAATGGTGGCGGCGGGTGTTTTCTTAATTGCTCGGATGTACCCAGTTTTTGAACACGTTCCAGCAGCAATGAACGTGATTGCCTTCACTGGGGCATTGACAGCATTTTTGGGTGCGACAATTGCCATCACTCAAAACGACATCAAAAAGGGCTTAGCTTACTCCACCATTTCCCAACTCGGTTACATGGTGATGGCAATGGGAGTAGGCGCATACAGCGCTGGACTTTTCCACTTAATGACCCACGCCTACTTTAAGGCGATGCTCTTCCTGGGTTCTGGTTCTGTGATTCACGGTATGGAAGGAGTCGTCGGTCACGATCCCAACTTGGCGCAGGATATGCGGTTGATGGGTGGACTGCGGAAATATATGCCAGTTACGGCAATTACCTTCTTCATTGGTTGTGTCGCAATTTCTGGTATCCCGCCCTTTGCTGGTTTCTGGTCAAAAGATGAAATCTTAGGGAAGGTATTTGCAGTCAACCCACTTCTCTGGGCAATTGGTTGGTTAACCGCCGGAATTACCGCTTTCTACATGTTCCGGATGTATTTCGTTACCTTTGAAGGTAAATTCCGGGGCAATCAAACTAATTTGTGGCAAAAACTCAAATCTCCAGCAGGAATGGGAATTGTTACAGGTTTTGATGCAGCCCCTGCTTTTGGTCCTGGTGCCATGACCAAGGGAGAATTGGAAGCAACTGAGGAACATCACCATGATGACCACAGTCACGGTCACGGTCATGGTCACAGTCAGTATCCTCATGAGTCGCCTTGGACAATGACTCTGCCATTAGCGATTTTGGCAGTTCCTTCTATACTGATTGGTTTGCTTGGGACTCCTTTTGCCAACTATTTTGAGGAGTTTATTTTCCCACCCAGCGAAACTTTAGCCGAAGTCGTAGAAAAAGCGGCTGAATTCAACCCGTCAGAATTTTACATTATGGCAGGTGCTTCAGTTGGGATTTCCTTGATTGGCATTACCTTAGCTTCGTTGACGTATCTGTTGGGTAAAATTAACCCAGTGGCGATCGCAGCAAAAATCCAGCCGCTTTATGAGTTCTCCCTCAACAAATGGTATTTTGATGACATTTACCATCGTGTTTTTGTTGTCGGTTTGCGGCGTTTAGCCAGACAAGTGATGGAAGTTGACTTCCGCGTTGTTGATGGTGCTGTAAATCTCACCGGTTTCTTCACTTTGATCACTGGTGAAGGTCTGAAATACCTAGAAAACGGTCGTGCTCAATTCTATGCCTTAATTATCTTTGGCGCTGTGTTGGGTTTAGTGATTGTTTTTGGTGTAACTTGA
- a CDS encoding thioredoxin family protein, which yields MVLSVSERTFSQEVLESSIPVLVNFEAPWCGLCRIIHPLLLQFKAQCGDQIKLVGVNADDNFKLATKYKLKSLPTLVLIENGIVCQRLESFRGREDLLLALEDMKVCYTNRPKAYHRPTTADLGCRSA from the coding sequence ATGGTGTTGTCGGTTAGTGAGCGGACATTTTCTCAAGAAGTTTTAGAATCTTCAATTCCTGTTTTAGTAAATTTTGAAGCACCTTGGTGTGGGTTATGTCGAATTATCCACCCATTATTATTGCAATTTAAAGCTCAATGCGGTGACCAAATTAAACTAGTAGGGGTGAACGCTGATGACAATTTTAAACTCGCCACAAAATATAAACTTAAATCACTGCCAACTTTAGTGTTGATCGAAAATGGCATAGTCTGCCAGCGTTTGGAAAGTTTTCGTGGACGAGAAGATTTACTCTTAGCTTTGGAAGATATGAAAGTCTGTTACACCAACCGCCCTAAAGCTTACCATCGACCAACAACAGCGGATTTAGGTTGTCGTTCTGCGTAA
- a CDS encoding NnrU family protein, with the protein MMPPTSWLTLSHFVMLGLLFGFAIVHSGGAALRPWAEKHIGCRLYRIIFAFSSLPLAVILIIYFFNHRYDGLQLWYVQNLPGVQPFVWVLSAISFLFLYPATFNLLEIAAIQKPQVHLFETGIIRITRHPQMVGQIIWCVAHTLWLGTSFTLVTSIGLVLHHLFGVWHGDRRLSDRYGEAYAQVKQRTSIMPFAAILEGRQSILWQEFLRPSYLGVAIFVLLLWWSHPLLLEATSKIEL; encoded by the coding sequence ATGATGCCGCCGACGTCTTGGTTGACCCTTAGTCATTTTGTCATGCTAGGACTACTATTTGGTTTTGCAATTGTCCATAGTGGAGGCGCAGCCCTGCGCCCGTGGGCAGAAAAGCATATTGGATGTAGACTCTATCGCATTATTTTTGCATTTAGTAGCCTGCCGTTGGCTGTCATATTAATTATTTATTTTTTTAACCACCGCTACGATGGCTTGCAACTTTGGTACGTCCAAAATTTACCTGGAGTCCAGCCATTCGTATGGGTACTCTCAGCTATTTCGTTTTTGTTTTTGTATCCTGCTACTTTCAATCTCCTAGAAATTGCTGCTATCCAAAAGCCTCAGGTACATCTTTTTGAAACAGGAATTATTCGCATTACTCGCCATCCACAGATGGTGGGACAAATTATCTGGTGTGTTGCTCATACCTTGTGGTTGGGTACAAGTTTTACACTTGTCACTTCAATTGGTTTAGTGTTACACCATTTATTCGGAGTATGGCATGGGGATCGCCGTTTAAGCGATCGCTATGGAGAAGCTTATGCTCAAGTAAAACAGCGTACTTCGATCATGCCCTTTGCTGCTATACTTGAGGGCCGTCAATCTATCTTATGGCAGGAATTTTTACGTCCGTCTTATTTGGGGGTTGCTATTTTTGTGCTATTACTTTGGTGGTCACACCCTCTATTGCTCGAAGCTACAAGTAAAATTGAATTATGA
- a CDS encoding LysR family transcriptional regulator, whose protein sequence is MSDLPFTLDQLRILKAIAAEGSFKRAADSLYVSQPAVSLQVQNLERQLDVPLFDRGGRRAQLTEAGHLLLSYGEKILSLCQETCRAIEDLQNLQGGTLIIGASQTTGTYLLPRMIGMFRQKYPDVAVQLHVHSTRRTTWSVANGQVDLAIIGGEIPGELAESLDIIPYAEDELSLIIPVVHPFAKLETIQREDLYKLEFIALDSQSTIRKVIDQVLSRCDIDTRRFKIEMELNSIEAIKNAVQSGLGAAFVSTSAIAKELQMGVLHSAPIEGVIVKRMLNLVFNPNRYRSKAAEAFSREILPQFTAPGWNLEMLKTSRKPVMVSTVDVGAHNFDDDD, encoded by the coding sequence ATGTCTGACCTTCCTTTCACTTTAGATCAGTTACGTATTCTCAAAGCGATCGCCGCAGAAGGAAGCTTCAAGCGTGCCGCTGATAGCCTTTATGTATCCCAGCCTGCTGTTAGCTTGCAAGTGCAAAACCTAGAACGGCAGCTGGATGTTCCATTATTTGACCGTGGAGGACGTCGTGCACAACTAACCGAAGCTGGACATTTACTTCTGAGTTACGGTGAGAAAATCCTCAGCCTGTGTCAGGAAACTTGCCGCGCTATTGAGGATTTGCAAAATCTCCAAGGCGGTACTTTGATTATTGGTGCTTCTCAAACCACCGGCACCTATCTTTTACCCCGGATGATTGGGATGTTCCGACAAAAATATCCAGATGTGGCAGTGCAATTGCACGTGCACTCCACCCGCAGAACCACTTGGAGTGTAGCTAACGGACAGGTGGATTTGGCAATCATCGGTGGCGAAATTCCTGGTGAACTCGCGGAATCTTTGGATATTATTCCATATGCCGAAGATGAACTGTCACTTATTATACCTGTAGTCCATCCCTTTGCCAAACTTGAAACGATTCAAAGAGAAGACCTATATAAATTAGAGTTCATCGCTCTCGATTCTCAATCTACTATCCGCAAGGTCATTGACCAAGTACTATCACGCTGTGACATTGACACGCGGCGTTTTAAAATCGAAATGGAACTAAACTCCATAGAAGCTATAAAAAATGCCGTGCAATCCGGTTTGGGGGCTGCCTTTGTCTCGACTTCGGCAATAGCTAAAGAGTTACAAATGGGGGTGCTACACAGTGCTCCCATTGAAGGTGTGATAGTCAAGCGGATGCTAAACCTGGTTTTTAATCCTAATCGTTACAGATCTAAGGCAGCAGAAGCGTTTAGTCGGGAAATTCTACCCCAGTTTACTGCACCAGGATGGAATCTAGAAATGTTAAAAACATCACGCAAACCCGTAATGGTTAGTACAGTGGATGTAGGAGCGCATAATTTTGACGACGATGATTAA
- a CDS encoding serine/threonine-protein kinase yields MEIYCTRPRCPRPQNYFSDLDDHGTIRTVQQKYCTACGMPLMLDGRYLPIKLLGRGGFGAAFLARDRRTPGMRQCVVKQFQPAGDLSPTQLQLAQDLFEREAVVLEQIGRQHEQIPDLYAFFPVIIPSLQAGEQDQFFYLVQEYIDGQNLEEELAQKGKYSEQEVLEILQEILKILKFVHQKNIIHRDIKPSNIMRDRYGKLFLLDFGAVKLVTNAPIGASAPSTNIYSMGFAPPEQMSGGQVFPSTDLYALAVTILMLLTGETEITQLFDAYSNQWKWRGHVSVSPHLADILDKMLLSAANQRYQSAQEVLDALNVSQNHIPSTYINPRQPSVTPQPQSQQTQTQPPVQKQSVSATGPVKQQFSLIKLLARAAFSGFEGALITIGLSTILPSPVITLAAACVILSGLIYAQWKRWIGGSDLLIFPAITLGIVLFLLRVRGGFTIEEVIILSVAAALMAIAATALFRLIYKLLSLLL; encoded by the coding sequence ATGGAAATTTATTGTACTCGTCCACGCTGCCCCCGCCCACAAAATTATTTTTCAGATTTAGATGATCATGGGACCATCAGAACAGTGCAGCAGAAATACTGTACTGCTTGCGGAATGCCGCTGATGTTAGACGGACGCTATTTGCCGATAAAGCTTTTAGGACGAGGCGGATTTGGAGCAGCGTTTTTGGCACGCGATCGCCGTACCCCAGGAATGCGCCAATGTGTAGTGAAGCAGTTTCAACCTGCGGGAGATTTAAGTCCAACTCAATTACAACTAGCACAAGATCTATTTGAACGAGAGGCAGTCGTCTTAGAGCAAATTGGACGCCAACATGAGCAAATTCCAGACTTATACGCTTTCTTTCCAGTTATCATTCCCAGCTTACAAGCAGGAGAGCAAGACCAGTTCTTTTATTTAGTACAAGAATATATTGACGGACAAAACTTAGAGGAAGAATTAGCCCAAAAAGGCAAGTATTCAGAACAAGAAGTTTTAGAAATTCTGCAAGAAATTCTCAAAATACTCAAGTTTGTTCATCAAAAAAATATTATCCACAGAGACATCAAACCTTCCAACATCATGCGCGATCGCTATGGCAAACTTTTCTTGCTAGATTTTGGCGCAGTTAAACTGGTTACAAACGCTCCCATTGGTGCATCTGCTCCTTCCACTAATATATATTCTATGGGATTTGCTCCCCCCGAACAAATGTCCGGAGGTCAAGTATTTCCATCTACAGATTTGTACGCTTTGGCTGTGACAATCCTGATGTTATTAACGGGCGAAACAGAGATAACTCAACTGTTCGATGCGTATAGTAACCAGTGGAAATGGCGGGGTCATGTGAGTGTCAGCCCACACCTTGCTGATATTTTAGATAAGATGCTTTTAAGCGCGGCTAATCAACGCTATCAGTCGGCGCAGGAGGTTCTAGATGCCCTCAATGTATCTCAAAACCATATACCTTCTACATACATAAATCCCCGTCAGCCTTCTGTCACCCCACAACCACAATCACAGCAAACACAGACTCAACCCCCAGTACAAAAGCAATCCGTTTCTGCGACTGGGCCTGTTAAACAACAATTTTCTTTAATTAAATTATTAGCTAGAGCAGCGTTTAGTGGGTTTGAAGGAGCATTGATAACAATTGGTCTTTCAACAATACTACCATCGCCAGTCATCACTTTGGCTGCTGCTTGTGTCATTTTATCAGGGTTAATTTATGCCCAATGGAAGCGATGGATTGGAGGATCTGATTTATTAATTTTTCCTGCAATCACTTTAGGGATTGTCTTATTCTTGTTACGGGTACGGGGCGGTTTTACCATTGAGGAAGTTATTATTTTGTCTGTTGCGGCGGCATTAATGGCGATCGCAGCCACAGCACTATTTCGTCTTATTTACAAATTGTTATCTCTGCTGCTATAA